CATAATAttataaactcataattattattgaaattttgaaactCATACTTAATACAATTAGTTTACAACGAGTAATTAACTAACACTCTGGAGCAAGTTTATAAGTGCTCAACACGACTGTGACTTCCTAGTTTTGACTCCCTAAtcatatatgtaattatttcACCTcgttactactatatattaatatcattttCAGTCTTGTCCATTGGtctgtttgatatttttaatgtattgaTGAAATATGATGACTCTTGGTATCTCTACGCGTCATTTGGACCAAGTCTTATGCCTCCTAACCACAACACAACGTGAtgttaaaataatgtatatgttGCAACTAATTCATGTTAACAACAAAGTGGAGTAACAAGTTAACAACTCGCACTATCTCCAAACTCCAAGTCTCCAATCATTAATTTCTTtacttaattattaaaaaaatacttgtaACACAACACGTTGCTGTTCGTGATTTTCTTTAAGATGTATGCGTGAATAAATTCAGGTTTTGATTAAGcctaaaaactatacataaACCACTAACTATTAGTTAAAGGTTTGGCAAAGCTACAATAGGAAGACGTAAATGAAGGGCAAATTAGGTACGTGCATATGTTATCTCATACAAGTAGAAGACAAAAAATCAACAGAGTACAACAATTTCGTGGAACTTTCGATTGTCAATTAGATGACGCAAAAGTCTTTTGTTGCTTTCGCAAAGATCCAATAGTCCAAAAATAGTGTAGAAAAAGGAATTAACATGTTGATAGATAGACTCATTTggaatgtttctttctttttatatacttttttatacTGTATAGCAACGTCTTATGTTTCTTCTCAATTTGTACTACTATATCctactttttaaaaagatatatctaCTAGCTGTAAATTATTCTTCATAAGTGACAAAATGTGATGAAATAAGTAACGTAAATATCCACAAGTGAGGATATATTGAAATTGATAGTTAGATGCAATTAGTTTTATATAACTTGGTGGATATATTTACTTGTTCTCACGATTagattatctttaaaaaattcACTCTTATGAACAAATCTTAAACATCCGAATTTATCAAAATTTCCACAagcactctctctctttctaataTGTTAAAAGACAGACCTTCGAAAGTGGAATTTTCATAGTGATTACAACATATGCTACTTCTGGCAATGCCTTCATTGATTATAACTTACACAAACGAACAGTTACAGAGTTAAATCCCATACCTAACTACACAGTCTAATTATTTCCCCAAAGACTTTTCCACTGAAGAAACTTCAGTTACCTCAGCTGCTACGTCTTCAGATCGACCCTTCCGTCTCTTCTTACTGTTAGGTGTGCATCTTGTGCCGACAGTGTTGATCTTTGAGATCTTTAGCGAGACTTTCCGTGTCGTCTGGCTTGAGACAGAACATGTGTTTTGCCTCTTTGGTGGTGGTGACTCGGGAGATTTGCCTTTGGTTATTGGTGACTTAGCTCGTTTCCGGGGTAAATTCATTGCTCGTTTACCAGTCTCTCTGTTACGATTCTTGAGCAACCGAACACTGAAAGGTTTAACTGCTGTATAACACATTGGTTCGTTTGTGGAGTTCCCAGGTTTTTCCAGATCAACGTCTCCATTGTTCACCTGTGCAAAAACCATACTTCAAATGTTGAATTCATGTTTGGTCAACAGACATAATTGGTATCCATCCCCCCGTGACTTACCAACTGGAGAAGCGCAGAGAAAGCCCGAGCTACGTCGTGCTTTTCTTGACCTTTCATGAGATCGGTAAAGGTCTCCACGTTTCCACTCTCTTCAACAGTCAGTTTGTTTATAATCCTTTCTCCATATTCTTGAATGTCAAATGGAGGGTGTAGCTCCTGATTCATAGAAAAACAACAACCAGAGGATATAGAAAATGCATTAGATATCTGACTTCAAGTGAATGGTCACAGAAACTAGGATAACGTATATTACTTGTTCTTCTAGGTTTTGCTCAATTTTATGTTTCCACGTTGAAACCCGAGCAGCCAGATCCGTTTGCTTCTCACTTTTAGCTATGTTAGCAAGAAGAGCAtcctacaacaaaaaaaagacgaaCATTTGAGCTTCCATAAGAAAACAGAGCTAAAACCTAACTCGGTCTACTGATAGCTGACAAAAGTACATGAAAATTGTACATCTGATGtataaaatcaaaccaatgtAGTTACCAAGTGTGAGCGGCAAAGATCTTCCAAGCTTTCTTGACAATTTGATTCGTCGTTTCCAAATCCATCGTAGTTGTGAAACTCAGCAGCTCCACCATCATTCTGCATTTTTAAGTTCAAATGAGCGGATACGCATTCCATATATTTCGACCAAAATATATGGAATGAACGGATGAAACTACCCACCGTATTGAGAACATCTTCAGCCATGAACGGATGTTCTGGATCATCACCATCATGATCCCCAAAATCATGGAAGTCGCCATTATTGGCTTCATCATGGTTATCCTGATCGTTATTGCCGTTAGCACCACACGGCTGGTTTCCTCCATTCACAAGCATCTCTCGAAGCTGACATCAAAactatcagttttttttgtgttgcatTACAATATTATATGAAAGGTATGGAGAAACACAGACCTTCTCGTAATAGGGGATGTCTTGTGATTCTTGCTCGTCTTTCCTCGCAGAACCTCGCATCTTCCAAATTCCAATAAGCTCTGAACTGATGGGACCATTGGGTCTAGCGAGAGGAAACATGGCAGTCATATGGTCCTTGGGAAGAAAGTTCCATTCaatctttttgaatttttttactgCTCAAGAAATAAAGAAGAGCATGAACTACAGAAGTAAGACGCAGATCGAAAGATATAGCTTcagatattaattaaaaaaaaccataagCCATTTCCCAACCTTTTTTGAAAGGCTTCACTTTCAGCTTCCCTGGTTCATAGGGATTCAATGGCTTCCATGGATCATCTTCATCAGCATCTGTATCACTAAAATCCATGGTTCCTCCATATTCATTATCCATGTCAAAACCATGATCATTGTCTTCAAAAACAGGAGGCTGAGACTCTTGCTCACAATTTTGAACATTGGGACCATTCCCAGATATTGGGGACAAGTTGACATTAGTGCCCTGATTCTTGCTAACAGATGACTTACGAGCACTTCCTCCAGAACGTCCTATAGATTTACGTACTGAGCTGCCTCTGTGAGCACTGTTCTTTCCTTTACCAGCATAGTTATCACCTAAAAATTCATTCACCGCTACAGCATCACATGGGTCTAATAGAATAAAATCCCGGTACAGATGTGTAGTTGCCAACTGCAAGACATGAAAGTTAAAAGAGAGTTTAATCCCCAAGCTCTTCTGTTTTTCGATGCTCTAAGAGATGGAAGAACATGCTATACCAGATAGGATTCCAATTCTCCTCCGTCACCACTAGTATCCAAACAGTCACCTTCAATAACAACTAGATTCGCCGGAGGCTTGACAAAGTGATTTGGACAGGCATCCCCCACAACCGAGCTGTCCAAGCTATTCTTTGGGTCCACTATTTAATAAACAATATCTAGATCAGGAATCCGCTCTCTTGAGTGGTAGATGGATAAAATGATAACTTTCAGAACTTGCTTACCTGGGATGTCATCTACATTCCAGAAGagatcattttcttcttcatcaacatgATGCGAGGAGCTTGCCCCAGCCTCATTTGATGTATCTTTCGACTGTTCTTGctctctatttttaaaaaaacaagaacagtTGACTAATCAGAgaacttttttaatatatatcttttacaaTACTGTGATAAACCGCCTTTGTTTGATTGAGATAACATGGTCACAACGATTAGCTTTCTAGAGTACATAGTTACTTCATGAATTGCATGACGAAAATGATGTAAATTTCTACTGAGTAAATAAGGTGACGATTAGGAACTCAGAATACAAAGAAAGTATGAATCCCATCAAGTCACAGCTTAGACACAGCAcctttatagaaaataattccTTTTCTAGGAGCAACCCATGGTATAAATTCAATTACATCTgtgaacacaaaacaaaacccatacACATAGAGAAAGATGAAATGGAAGTTAGCCCCTAAACCCTGAGATGCTTGGAGTATCTAACACaagtactaattttttttatcctatTCGaggagataaaaagaaaaaggtctAACCTTTGCTTCGATAGAAACTCCAAAGTACGCAGAACCAAATTATACAAGTATTCGACTTTCTTACTGTAAACCTGAACCGAACCCTGAAGAAGCAAAGCAGCTACAAGAACACAAAAATGGAAACCCCCAATTCTCAATTACCCTAAAAAGGGAATAACTTGAAATCAAACTGAGAAAAGTTCTGAAATCCACAAACCTTCAGCGAAATTCACAGGAATCTGCCCATCTTCTTCATTTCCAGTGATTTCTCCGGTACAGATTTTGAGAAGGTACTCTTCTAGCTTCTCCGACAAATCAACTTCCCAATTAGCCACCAAATCCCTCTCCGGCTGTACTGTGTGAATCCTCTCACCACGGActccaccaccgccaccgccaccgccaccgccgTGGCTTGTCATTCTATGTGAAGACGCACGGAATATAAGCTTttgtatggagagatttggtaATTCATACCCTTAATCCCAAAACCCCCAAAAAGGAAAAGGCTGAAACCCTAAAAGCTGTGAATTGGGAGATTCCAACTAAAAATGCgaaatttccacaaaaaaaaaaatctcagatttTCAAGtgaaatttgagaaattttgcTGGGAAACGAAGAGAATGTACGATCTAACACGACACAAAATTCAAGTAATTAGTGAAGAAGATAGAAGGAACTgtgtgagaagagagagagagagattggggaaagagagagagatacgaaAACGAAATATTTTGTCTTCTCTAGATTTTCCCGCTCCTCATCAATTTGCATAATAGTATTACTTTTAGGCCTATGGGCTTTCTTTTAAAGCCCAATAAAACCCCCACTTGTGTTACTTCGGTCGGAACCGGAAgtattctgatgatgatgaaacattGAAACTGATGTAAGTAACCATCCTATTTTGGGTTACTTACATCAGTTTAAGAGAGTCATTAGTCATTAGGTC
The Camelina sativa cultivar DH55 chromosome 15, Cs, whole genome shotgun sequence DNA segment above includes these coding regions:
- the LOC104746006 gene encoding condensin-2 complex subunit H2-like, with product MTSHGGGGGGGGGGVRGERIHTVQPERDLVANWEVDLSEKLEEYLLKICTGEITGNEEDGQIPVNFAEAALLLQGSVQVYSKKVEYLYNLVLRTLEFLSKQREQEQSKDTSNEAGASSSHHVDEEENDLFWNVDDIPVDPKNSLDSSVVGDACPNHFVKPPANLVVIEGDCLDTSGDGGELESYLLATTHLYRDFILLDPCDAVAVNEFLGDNYAGKGKNSAHRGSSVRKSIGRSGGSARKSSVSKNQGTNVNLSPISGNGPNVQNCEQESQPPVFEDNDHGFDMDNEYGGTMDFSDTDADEDDPWKPLNPYEPGKLKVKPFKKVKKFKKIEWNFLPKDHMTAMFPLARPNGPISSELIGIWKMRGSARKDEQESQDIPYYEKLREMLVNGGNQPCGANGNNDQDNHDEANNGDFHDFGDHDGDDPEHPFMAEDVLNTNDGGAAEFHNYDGFGNDESNCQESLEDLCRSHLDALLANIAKSEKQTDLAARVSTWKHKIEQNLEEQELHPPFDIQEYGERIINKLTVEESGNVETFTDLMKGQEKHDVARAFSALLQLVNNGDVDLEKPGNSTNEPMCYTAVKPFSVRLLKNRNRETGKRAMNLPRKRAKSPITKGKSPESPPPKRQNTCSVSSQTTRKVSLKISKINTVGTRCTPNSKKRRKGRSEDVAAEVTEVSSVEKSLGK